The Lutra lutra chromosome 7, mLutLut1.2, whole genome shotgun sequence genome segment GTCTTAGCCGACTCAGAGAATgagtagctttatttttactGATAGGTTTATAGTAGCAGTGATGCTTACcttcatttgttatttcttaaggTGGTtgtattaaaatagtattttactcTTGAGGTGTACCTTTAATCCTTAGGCCTCAAAGTACTTTATAGatggtcattattttttatgattcctCTAAAACTGATGTCAGAGAATCACCCAGGCCTTAAAAAAATGTGGAGCAAAGTAAAAAAGCTTGATTCCTGAATATCCATCTGTTTTCTGGTACCATTTAAGAACTTTAAAGAGATGAGAAGACTAATCATTTCTTGCAGTGACAAGATAGGAAAATTGAttgacatttctttattttgaccTTAACTGAgtactcatttaattcttttgtttaaaatgcagaatgCCGGGTCTAAGTTGTAGATTTTATCAACACAAATTTCCTGAGGTGGAAGATGTAGTGATGGTGAATGTAAGGTCCATTGCTGAAATGGGGGCCTATGTCAGCTTGCTGGAATACAACAATATTGAAGGCATGATTCTTCTTAGTGAGTTGTCCCGAAGGCGTATCCGTTCTATAAACAAACTGATCAGAATTGGCAGGAATGAATGTGTGGTTGTCATTAGAGTGGACAAAGAAAAAGGTAAgtgataaaaatatctaaaatacaaatttcagatttaaaatggtttattttactttttttttttttttttgtaaattgctGACTGCTATAGAAGCAGAACAAAAACATCTCCCTTtatacttaaacttttttttacataCAAAGTTGTTAGAGAAGGATGCCATGACCCATCTAAGCAAGACCTCTTGTATGTAGTGGTTTAATTAGCACATCCTAGGGCTAGTTTGCATCAGGTAACTTGACTTTTATCCCCAGAGGTTACCAGAATATTGATAGTTGACTCATTATGGCTAAACTCAGAAGAGACAGATAAGTAAACCAGAGTATTAGTTCCTTTATTTGTAAGATGCTTTTTTATTGAGGGGCGCTTGAGTTACTCAGTCGGTTAGgagtctggctcttgatctcagttcaggtcttgttctcagggttgtgagttcaagccccatgggctccatgctgggtatagagccctacttttcaaaaaaaaaaaaaaaaaaaagatacttttttcttgatttaaagCTAAATTTGTAATCAGATTATTGGAAGAACATGGAAAAAGGGCAAAGGTAAATggattttaggaatattttatataagttttgaaaaatggaatATACTGCAAACACATACCCAAAACCCAatattctctgtctctttgaTTATTAGGATGTTCATGTTCTGTGAATATTCATTCAGTGTCCAAAATTGCTAGACATTTGAGGAAACAGGAAAGTATGACCCATACGGAACAGAAAAAGCAACCAATGGAGATTGACCTAGAGGTGACCTTAATATTGGAGTTAGCaaataaggattttaaagcagATGTTGCAACTGCTCAAGGATATTAGGAAAATAAGCTtgtaatgaatgaacaaaatgaaatctcAGTAGAGACATTAGAAACTCTcacaaaaaactaaatataaattctaaaattaaaagtataatatCAAAAAATCTCACCAAATGGGCTAACAGCAGGCTAAAGATGGCAGAAAGCTCAAGTCAGGCTTGCAGGTAGTTAATTTAAAAGAACGAGTCTGAAGAACAGAGCAGGGAAAAAGcaacttttcaaatattaaaagctCTAttccaagagaagagagagaaaggggagaaaatatatttgaggaaatactGACCAAAGTTTCCCATATTTGACAAACTGGAGAAGCTTAGCAAACCTCAAGCAGGATAAATACTGATAAGACCACAtctaaggggacgcctgggtagctcagtcggttaagccactgccttcagctcaggtcatgatcccggggtcctgggattgaggcctgcatcaggctccttgctcagcagggagcctgcttttctctctgcctctgcctgccactctgcctgcttgtgtgcatgcgcgctcactcgctcgctctctcacaaataaactctttaaaaaaaaaaaaaaaagaccatatttAGGCACATTATTGAGAAACAGAGatcaagaaaatcttgaaagtagcCAGAGGAAAATGATTCATGATTCACAGGGGAAGAATAATACAAATTACTCTTAGTATGGTATTCTTACTGAAAATAATGGCTGCCTGAGCATTGAATGACATCTTTAAAGCACTGAAAGAGAAGAATTTTCAGCCCagaattctataatttttaaagataatcttCAACAgtgaaaatcagaaatgaagacattttcaggtAAATAGAAACTAAGAGGATTTATTACTTAATCTGCATTATAAGAAGTGGTAAAGGAAGTTATGCAGGCCCTTGAGGTGTGATGCCTGACCTGGGAAATATGTAAGGAAATGTAAGAGAccatttttccttcctgaattctttaaaatacatttacgTGCTTGTCTCATTTTGTACCCCTGGGATTTTAATTTATGGAGGTGACAGACAATATGGTGAGGCAGATTCTATGGCCACACCATGCCCATGCAGGGCCATCATGAGGAGGAAGCACCAGTTTTGGTCAGGAGGCAGAAAGAGCATCAGAAggagaatacagaaaatatatagaacataGTTGACCCTTTGATGAATAGATGCCAAAAAGACAAGTACAGAATCCTTTGACTAGCTTTCATTTGGGTAATTGAAATTGTTAGTTCCCTTCAATGAAGTGATAGAAAATATACAATGATACAGAtgcatttctgaaaacaaaaatctctcaTCTTCTCATGCagtttttattgatttgattttAGTGGGGAATGAGTGTAGGTATGCCAACCAAACAATCTGATGCAAAAATGTATCACAGTGGTAAGCTAGCACTTGGgcacagatgatttttttccaaaattttcttgtATAGGATATATTGATTTGTCAAAAAGAAGAGTTTCTCCAGAGGAAGCAATCAAATGTGAAGATAAATTCACCAAATCAAAAACTGTAAGTTTAATTTTTGTGTGGAATTAGTCtactatttaataaataatgaacatGTAATATTCTTGGGAGAAAATTAAAACTGGATTTTCTGTACctgtaattccatttacaattaggAGTTAATATAGGATAAGTTGAAGACTTAGTTTCCAAAGAGTTATGACTTCAGTGTTTTTAACCTCATGGTAGTACTACCTTAAGGCATTGCTTATCGTCTAATATTCTAAAATGAGTATACCAGACGATAatgtttttaagttatttaacttAACTGTGGGTGATTTCAGTTGATTTGACTTAATCATAACATGCAGTTCTTGACTTTCAACCCCATCCTGGGATAAGAGTAACAGGGACAACCAGCTGTTGTATGTTAAGAATAAGCAAGGGTTTATAAAATGTGAATCCAGGAAAGCAAGGCAGGGGGgcctgttactatttttttttactcctagTTTATTAGGgttctttctgtttcattttcttattttggctGTAATCTCCTACTTCTGTACAGTAATCATTAATGAAGCAAGAACAGCTATTTTTTCGTTTTTCATATTCTGTCTGtagttttttcttctctggttCTATTTAGATTATCCTTCATTCTCTAGATCTTTGGTTCTTAATGGCAATGTTTCCAttgtgtctgttttctttatattttcatctctctCGTGTGTTTCTGTCCTCAGGATAAAATGCCAGGAAAATAGTGTTTAAATgaagagaatatttttgaaatcttaaTTAACCCtagttaaaagaataaaaatctaaaaggCAAAAGATCATTACCcaaatttttccctttgttttactGATGTGTTTACTACTACTGCAGTGTGGTTTACACATTAGAAAACActatcagggggcacctgggtggctcagtgggttaaagcctctgccttcggctccgtcatgatctcagggttctgggatcgagccccgcatcgggctctctgctcagcagggagcctgcttccctctctctctctgcctgcctctctgcctacttgtgatctctgtcaaataaagaaataaaatctttttaaaaaagaaaactatcagtGAAATCCCTTATTAATAAACTGAGGACCTTGCCACTCAGAATGTAGCCAATAGCACTGACATTTCCTGACTACTTAATGCAGGCTCCTCAAGTCCTACCAAGTTTGAGAAGCTTTTCTCTAGGAAACTGTCACTTTGTTTTGCCCCCTTAAGATATTATAAAATGAGCATGTTAGGAGATCTTATCAGGATGATAAGGTGACGGAATGAAATAGCCAACGTTAGTTCCTTTTCTCACTCAACGTTCATGTGTAATGTGAAAACCTCTTTTTTTAtaccctttctctttcttacgccttttcatttttaggaaatgAAAGAGTTTGGCAGCAGTGAGTAGGGGATAGGCACATTGAAGGATAACTTCTAAATtataacaaagcaaaaaaagTACTAAATCTCAATCCTGTTCCATGCTTTCATGTGGAGTAGTCATAGTAATAGCTTATACTTGTATAACAAAAGTTTTGTATAACAtacaaattttattcatttgcataatgttttccagTTATAATTGGGATAGGTTTGATCTCTCTGCAGTAAAAAGGAGAGATACTGGTATTTCccttttccagaagaggaaacaaatttAGAGAGGTTGATTGGTCCCTAAGTCAACTTGATCTAGGTCTTAGGACACTAAGTTTTGTACTTAGTGTCCTACTTTTGTACTTGTTAAACCCACTTAAGTGTTATAGGAAAGCGAATATTTCTCTATGAAAAAAGAACTTGTTGCGTGTTAACCCTTTGTTGTTGAGGAATTACTGTAGTGTAaccaaaaatttgttttatatactgtctactgaaatgtaaaaataccttttttttttttttaagatctcttaTCTTTGAATTGTTGAactcttcattttgtttccagGTTTACAGCATTCTTCGTCATGTTGCTGAGGTGTTAGAGTACACCAAGGACGAGCAGCTGGAGAGCCTGTTCCAGAGGACTGCCTGGGTCTTTGATGACAAATACAAGAGACCTGGATACGGTGCCTATGATGCATTTAAGCATGCAGTCTCGTAAGAACACCTTCTTGGCTCTGGTTCTACCTTGAGATCACAGCTGTTGGGTCTAGCACACAAGTTGAGAGCCTGACATGTAATAATAGCACAACACCCACATATTACATCCTTGCcaaatttagataaaaatatttccatgtaaAAGGCCCATAATGTGGGCCAATCCTATATAGCCAAGCATATATAATTGTGTACACCTTAGTTTTCATGAACCATATGGTTTTGTCTCACGTTTTCCCCTcctggttttattattttcctagcTAACTTCAGGATCACTGTAGATGTCTCATCTACAACTGTACCTTGTTTTCTTTACCTCAGTTCCTTAGACCTTCAGCCCATGCCGCTCTAGCCAGTTTCCATATGGGCTCACCCTGAGTCTTAGAATTTGTGCTCTTCTAAAACCTTGAATTCGTATATTCTGTTCTTTTACCACAGACAGTCCTGTCTCTCCAGCTCCCTCATAGTTAGTCCTGCTCTGTGTTAATTCTTAGGCCAGACTCTGATTCCAATCCTTTTTCGTCCTCCGTGTTTTTTCacccttttctgccttctctttctgACTCAGCATAGACATACCGTGGTCCATCATTTCAGCAACTTTCTTGCCAATATCATGAGCTTTTgccctgtttttccttctgttacaTCCAGCCTTGGATCGATGTTCCTGCCTTCTCTGCACTTGTAGAATGCGGGGTGCTGCTAGGAAAAACCGAGAGTCTTGCAGGTCGGTGCCACTGCATATTCGTCATGGTCTCCAACCTCAGCTGCACCTTCACTGCTGCCTCACGTTCTCTCTGCTCTTTGTCAGTTCTTCCTCCCGTTCTTAGAGTGGCTGTTTTAGAGCTTTTACACACACTCTACCAGATACCCACTCCCCTTTCCCTCGCTGTCTACcggttttataaagaaaatagaagccaTTGCCCAAAATCTCTACTCCCTCCACTGTCTCAGCGGCCTTCTCTCCCATCTGTCAttacctcctgcctcctgccatgCTGAATTCGTATCCTTACTGCTCTCAGACTAATCTTACCACCTGTGCGCAGCTACTTCTCCAGGGTTATCTGTCATGCCCTCCTCATTCCCTCTTCGGTGACTTCAGCctttctttttgttgattttgctcCATCAGCATAAAAATACGCTCCAATTTCTCCCATTTACATTAAAACCAGAGTAtaccttctctctgcttcctctagGAAGCACTatgtcctctctttttaaaatagttggaCTCCTTCAGTTCTTTGGACTTAACTGTCTCTCCGTCTGCTCATCCTACTCCTTCCCAACTGTTAATGCTCCCCACGCAGCCTCTCCACTACACTGAGGTTACTTCCAGCCTTGGTGCTGCCGAAGGATATTGGTCCCCTCAGCTCTCAGAATGGCCGGGTGGACCTGGGACTGATAGAGCCTCCAGCAAGCTGGCTCATTTGGGGGTCCAAATCCTTTCCagttcccacccacccacccaccatgtgacttttttttcatACCACATTGTGAGAAAGGTAAGACTaacaataattataagaacaaacATTTACAGATTTCCCAAAGCAGCGCATGGTATAAGTGAGGTTATTATCCATgtcttagagatgaggaaattgaggcagagaTTAAATGTTTTCTCCACATGCACAGAATTAGCAAATGGAAAAGCCCCAATCAAACCTAGACACTGGCTCCCATCTGGAGTTTATGCTGTTAACCATTAAGCGCTGCTTTATATTTCTGTCCTCTGTGACTTCAGCCCTGCATGCCTTCC includes the following:
- the EIF2S1 gene encoding eukaryotic translation initiation factor 2 subunit 1, which encodes MPGLSCRFYQHKFPEVEDVVMVNVRSIAEMGAYVSLLEYNNIEGMILLSELSRRRIRSINKLIRIGRNECVVVIRVDKEKGYIDLSKRRVSPEEAIKCEDKFTKSKTVYSILRHVAEVLEYTKDEQLESLFQRTAWVFDDKYKRPGYGAYDAFKHAVSDPSILDSLDLNEDERGVLINNINRRLTPQAVKIRADIEVACYGYEGIDAVKEALRAGLNCSTETMPIKINLIAPPRYVMTTTTLERTEGLSVLNQAMAVIKEKIEEKRGVFNVQMEPKVVTDTDETELARQLERLERENAEVDGDDDAEEMEAKAED